From one Solanum stenotomum isolate F172 chromosome 12, ASM1918654v1, whole genome shotgun sequence genomic stretch:
- the LOC125848148 gene encoding cationic amino acid transporter 4, vacuolar-like produces MMNNGGRNSSTAFRCLVRRKRVDAATPTKQTLATQQLARKLSLFDLVAIGVGATIGAGVYILVGTVAREHTGPSLTVSFFIGGLAAALSAFCYAELACRCPSAGSAYHYSYVCIGEGVAWLIGWALILEYTLGGAAVARGVAPNLASFFGGVDKLPSILARQTIFGIVVDPGAAILVVIITALLCTGIKESSLAQAIITTVNISALVFIILAGAYLGCKTGWPGYEVSSGYFSFGINGLLAGSATVFFSYIGFDIVASTAEEVKNPQRDMPLGIGIAVSICVILYMLVSAVIVGLVPYYALDPDTPISSAFAGYGMEWAVYIITAGAVTALCASLIGAIIPQPRILMAMARDGLLPSFFSDISRHTQVPVKGTIATGIFIAILAFFMDVSQLAGMVSVGTLLSFTVVALSILILRYAPPDELPFLPSDQQSNVSGQHLDAFETDVAGRPLLQSDVAQDKLRRRKLAAWSITMVCFGILVVVAAISTEGLSSILCFILSGIGGMLVICCLTMLNSIDQAGTKESFTKSGGFMCPFVPFLPVASVLINTYLLLNIGAQTWIRVLIWLGVGVIIYIFYGRGHSLLFDDVRRPITHTNDDHADATLS; encoded by the exons GCGTTGGAGCAACCATAGGTGCTGGAGTCTATATTCTTGTTGGAACAGTTGCCAGAGAGCACACTGGACCGTCTCTCACTGTTTCCTTCTTTATTGGTGGATTAGCGGCTGCTCTTTCTGCATTTTGTTATGCAGAGCTTGCGTGTCGCTGCCCATCTGCTGGAAGTGCATATCATTACTCGTATGTCTGCATTGGAGAAGG GGTCGCATGGCTAATTGGTTGGGCTTTGATACTTGAATACACTCTTGGTGGTGCAGCTGTCGCTCGTGGCGTAGCGCCCAATTTG GCTTCGTTCTTTGGTGGTGTAGATAAACTGCCCTCAATTTTGGCTCGTCAAACCATTTTTGGTATAGTAGTAGACCCTGGTGCTGCAATCTTAGTTGTCATTATCACTGCCTTATTATGCACTGGGATCAAGGAG AGTTCCCTTGCGCAAGCCATAATTACAACTGTCAATATTAGTGCGTTAGTATTTATCATCTTAGCTGGTGCATACCTGGGATGTAAGACTGGGTGGCCAGGTTATGAAGTCTCTAGTGG GTACTTCTCTTTTGGAATAAATGGGTTGTTGGCTGGCTCTGCGACAGTCTTCTTTTCATACATTGGTTTTGATATAGTTGCTAGCACAGCTGAGGAG GTAAAGAACCCTCAACGTGACATGCCTCTCGGTATAGGGATTGCAGTATCCATATGTGTCATCTTGTATATGCTGGTATCAGCTGTTATTGTTGGTTTAGTTCCATACTACGCATTGGACCCCGATACACCAATTTCCTCTGCTTTTGCAGGCTATGGCATGGAATGGGCTGT TTACATTATAACCGCTGGAGCTGTGACTGCTCTTTGTGCAAGTCTTATTGGGGCAATTATTCCACAG CCTCGAATACTGATGGCAATGGCTAGGGATGGATTGCTGCCATCATTTTTTTCAGACATCAGTAGGCACACTCAAGTTCCTGTCAAGGGCACCATAGCAACTGGTATCTTTATTGCAATCCTAGCCTTCTTTATGGATGTGTCTCAGCTAGCGGGAATG GTTAGTGTTGGCACATTGCTCTCATTCACCGTAGTTGCTCTTTCAATCTTGATACTTAGATATGCTCCACCAGATGAACTGCCTTTTCTGCCATCTGACCAGCAATCGAATGT TAGTGGTCAACATTTAGATGCTTTTGAAACAGATGTGGCTGGTAGGCCTCTTCTTCAGAGTGATGTAGCTCAAG ATAAACTCAGGAGAAGAAAACTTGCTGCTTGGAGTATTACCATGGTATGCTTTGGAATTCTTGTAGTGGTAGCTGCTATTTCAACTGAAGGTCTATCCAG CATTCTGTGCTTTATATTGAGTGGAATCGGTGGTATGCTTGTAATCTGCTGTTTGACTATGCTCAATTCTATCGATCAAGCTGGCACTAAAGAGAGTTTCACGAAATCAGGAG GTTTCATGTGTCCATTTGTGCCTTTCCTACCTGTAGCCAGTGTTCTTATAAATACATACTTGTTATTAAATATtgg AGCTCAAACGTGGATACGTGTTTTGATATGGCTTGGTGTGGGAGTtatcatatacatattttatggCAGAGGACATAGCTTATTGTTTGATGATGTTAGAAGGCCTATTACACATACTAATGATGATCATGCAGATGCAACATTATCTTAG